GTGGGCTAAATGGGATcatcaaaaacaaagaaagaatttTGAGCATATTCTTGTCTTCTTTACTGGTGAACCGGTCTGATCGAAAGTTTGAACCTGAATGTAAGGTCTGCTAAAGTAACTATTGCAAGCCATATAATACTGTATTGCCGGCCTTTAAAATGCTTGCTTCAATTAACGGCTGCACAAACAAAAGTTaaacttatacacacacaattgtgTCATAATTCATACAGCAACATCAAAAACAATTGAGAGCGTTTTGATTGTTATTTTATTGTGAACATTGaaacgtacaaaaaaaaaaaaaaaaaaaaaaaaaaacacatcaaacatGGACTTGGTCGGGTAGAGGCTGAAGATGGAGCATATTACAATGCAGACCGGAGGTATGATCTGGTAAAGAATCATAGCTGGGCGGCTCTCTCCAGACTCTTCGCTGCATCCTTCATCTTCCCCACTAAATCCTAAAAAGTTTCAAAAAAGAACTATTATTAAAAACCTACTCACAGCTGGGTACAAGACATTAATTTCCTCAAAATCGTTACACACATTACTTCCCCCCCTTCCAGACAAAAATAAGGGGTGCATTATAAATCAACGACTTAAAATGCTGTAAACTCTAGATGCCTTATTTTTTGCTCTCCATTATGCTTACAGTACATGATGCACCTACATTAAAATGGTagtcaataaaaaataaacttgtgTCTCGAATGCACAGATGGACATACAgtcttcataaaaaaaaaaaaaaaattttttttaaatgactgctCATAtgttttactaatttatttatattatgaaCGTTGTCCCAAACAGCTTAATTATCTCTAGCCCTATACAAATCGCTGAAACACAGCGACATGCCTGAAGTAACGTGATTCATATGTTCCAGATAATCTAGCCGGGTAATTTGCATAATGACTTGGTTTGCACGCATGAGACTAAAACTGATGTATGAACTTCCACGTATAGCAGATATTATTTAATGTTGCATATGTCGATTAAATGGCATTTTTTAACAGAGAAACACGCATGTAAGCCAATTCAGGAAGCACGTGACAAAAAAAACGTCATCAAATATTAAGGACATAGATGGGGCACgcgctacttttttttttttttttttttaacctttttgcGTCACGAGTCGATAAAACGATTAATTAAaatgcttgtattttttttgataatacATGcgttagtattttttttttaagtatatgGAAGCACATTCCGACAGTGTAAAGAAAGTTACTTAAAGCTCAGTTTAATACTGAAgctttattttaactttatatTAACGGATATAACCTCCTGTGTGAGGTGAGCCACCAACAAGAAAGTTGtgcacggaaggagtctccccTGACGCACCCTGGGCAACGTTCAGTATCATACTGCTGAGCGGCTAATCCTTCCACCACGATGGTTCCACTACGAAGTGGAACCTcgacacaaaaaaaagaacaagaaagtGCTACAACTTCTGTGGCTCTTTCAAATTTTCCATTATACCTCCCCCACACAAAGTTTAAAAGACCGGAGCAACTAAATTAACCTAAAACTGGGGTCATGATAAATACTAGgtaaatttgaataaaataaaagacacgTACAATGTAGATTTACACTGCTTTAAAAAtctcactgaaaaaaaattaaaccatgtCTTTTATGCCACTcccctgaccaggacaaagcggttactgaacatgaatgagAGAGTGATTGTCATGCTAGAGTCACCTTTATGTCCTTGAGATGATTTACCTAAATGAAGTGGTTGGACTACAGCTGCATGCATTATACCTCAGTGTATCACTGAGATTTGTGAAAACAGCTTACATTTTTCTCAATTAAaacacagaaatataaatataaatatagaacaAACTCATATCCTGCTAGACAGATcagttatatatatagtgtCACTTTGTTTGTGAAACTTTCTTAAATGCATTACTAGTGAACTCACTGGATACTGGCCTGTGAAACTGTGTAAAGCGTTAAACTGTTACTAAGGAATGCATATGCTTGAAATATTAAACAGGatggtttcattttaaaataaatatacctGAAGTTGCTCCAACGTGCAGCTAAAATTTAGTTTCGAAGAAGCGCCGTTATTGTCACCACTCTGAAAAACGACAATTCAAGCAAAGACAATAAAACAGATGATCTGTACTGATCTGCATCTGAGTTCTGGACTTTAACCAGAAGGTTGCAAGTTAAATTCTCACAGCACCATCCTTAATCACACACatctttgtttacaatggattctgcttttcttttgcattaaagccaaaaaaaaaaatttgaatgttTAGAATATGACAAAGAGAGACGCATACCTCAGTGTTGAAAGAAATCAGATATGATGGCTGATTGACCTTATGCACATGGCTGTTCTAACAGAAGCAATATGCATCATTCAGATTGTCATTCAGTACAAGTTGCATCatcattttctgtttttaaaaaccaGGACATCTGACCTTTATGCAGTAATCCAAGCGCCAagaaacatctgttatgtgaggGGGGCATCCATCAATgctgaaaaacaatcaaatcaCATGTTAAAATTACTGACTGGATTTATTGGTATCTATTGTTTACATCTATATAGCAAATGCTTTTAGAGAGACATGTGAGGTACCTTTTGTATATTCACGAGTACagcaaattaacaaaaaataattgcAGAGCAAAAAGTTACATAACAATGAGACAATAGTTGTTATAGCAGACCAGCTCactgtgcaaacattcactTGACTCTTACTAATTTTCACTATGTTCAAAGCACCATCAAAACCTATCAGCAAAACACGGTGCCCTACCTTGACAACAGTTTTTCCAGgttagttttgtttttctgaagagaaaataaaaatcgaatgttataaacacatttgtttacaAATCACTCCGCATACAACGCACTTTGAAGAAGGTTATCACCTGATATAGCATGTAAAACGCAtccactctctcactgtcaaaTTTGAGGTCTTCGAGGGACGAGCTGTAAGAACAAGTGTAGACGTTAGTGCACATGAACCTTTAAACACAAAAggacctagacatacagaaatAACATTATAAGATTACCATATAGTTGACCTGTCTGCATTCTGTTTTACTCCTTCCAGTATAAATGTTGTTGCTGCAATGTGACAGTGTTTCAGGAGAGATTGATCCATGTTCTTCAGTTCTGGGTAATCTAAAGGAAACAGAGGCAGAGATGACACTTGCCTATAAGTGCATTTAAGATGTTAAGGCACCTTCGTCGCATCTACGCCACAAATTCCCAATATTGGACATGGAGCacccctgtcctgcacatttcaATGTTTTCCTTGCTGCACGCCCACTCCAATCCAGGAAGGGGTGTGAATAATCTGATTAGCTGAACCAGAGCATTGAAAAAACACTAAATTGTGCAGGGCAGGGGGTTACTCCAggcaggaccagggttggggaCCTGTGATCTTTGTTAGAGCATAAAAATGAATATAGATATTGAATCAGCACTTTATAATCCTGATTTATAAATACACGTTTACAATAGATTGCAGTGAAATCCAATCTATGCACTCCAACACAGGCTGTAGATTTCGCTCGGTTGGCTAGAAGTGCTGTTGTGATGCATGAATATGCTACAATCATAAGGCTACATGTTAGCATGCTAGCATAGCATGGAGAGCTAAAAGACGGCAAAGAGGAACGGAGGTTTCTTCGGAGGTTTACACTGACATTATAGCACAGTTTTCTCGACAGTTTGCGCATTTCGTGAACACAAACAGCTGTGAGCAAACAGAACACGGAGTGAGCCTCCTGCCCGTTTCATACCCGTTTTCAGTCAGATGTTCACCAGTACAAAGGGCAGAATCGGCTGATCTTACCGAAAACGCTGCCAGTCGGAAACGACAGCAGACTGCTGAAGGCCGCTTCGGTGAAGATGGTGAACGATTTTAAGTCCAAGTAAGCTGGATCGGCTAGGGTTTGAAGCCCCTTCACAACAGAATCTGACAACTCCATTTTGTGCGGAGACGCGAAGCAGACCTCGCGGTCACGTGACCCGGTCAGCTGATCTGAGGCAGGTTCCGcgttatttattataaattaataaataatacataaaggGGTTATATTCGCACAGTAAAAGCCCAGTGTTTAAACATATCTGACTCTTTCATTGTTTCGTTTACACACAAGTCCAGCGGAGGAGCTACAAATTAACCAGGCTATGTGTCCATTTAACCCTAAAAGAGTCAGTGCAGCCGTGTGGCTTTTCATAGGCGATATTAGGTTATAGCCAGAATACAGTGCAAAACGTGGGAACAGACGCATTTCTGACAGCAGCCTGCAATCAAACAGGTCAAATGAACATTAAATGCAAAGGCTTACACTGTTGCACATCTACTGCAATTAGAAACAATGTATCAGTGGTGCAGGGTCCGAACCCTTCAATGTTTTCCTTCCTCCAACACACCTGGTTTAGCTGATCGGTTAATTAACAGCCCTTCCTGGGCTGAAGTATTAgagtgttagagcagggaaaccATTGAAATGTGCAGGAcatgtggtattcatgaaaCAGTATTGGGCGAGCTTGTGCGAACATTTTAGTTTGTTTTCTGCTCTCATTCACTCTTCCTTTTGCAAATCGTATACACTTATAAATCGTTAGGGTGATGTGTGTGGTTCAGGGTCATATCCTTTCGTGTGCAATTAAACTAAATCACACCTGAGTTTGCCCCACTTAAAGATAAATCGTTCTGCTGTACCATACTTAGCCAAAAAATTAATGACTATTAAGCCAGATCCCATTAGTTTTTGCCTTAAGCCCATTTTGATGGAACAGCACAATGGACTCACGTGAAAAAGATTGGATTTATTTGAACACTGTCTGTATATTCATAGGCATAGGCATAGTTAAAGTAGGTGAGTAATGGTATTTTGTCTTCCATGCCGGTTCTCACAAAAGGCTCCCAATGATTTGACAGGTGACCTGAGACTTGCACGTTTGATGGTTTTCAAATGGGATTcacagaggtcataaatgtgtCTAGTGGTCTCTGATGGAGACTTTGTGGTCTCTAGAGTAGACTATGATTTGATGGTGATTCAGTGGACCTAATTGAATTCTGTTCGCAGTAAATGTTTACTGGAAAATCAATTCACATTAATAAGTGatgcaatatttttaaataatgtagtttattgtattataatgttaatatttgtttttatcagGGAGCCTACGACTAGTCGAATCACATGAGATAAACGTGATAAAGTCACGGCTAAATCATTGACCGTTTAAAGTGATTTATGCGCTCATTTTTCAAAGTAAGTAAAGGCATATAGGATTGGATCACATGCCTCTCGACAGaatgggtggggtgggggggacacAGTAACTGTGCCCTTCACACTCACTGGTTATTTAGATGATCACTGAATAATTAAGAGTTCATCGGCACAAAGGGTCTCTTTACACACCCTTCTACCAAGGAAACACTGTTTTAAGTTTTCTATGTAGAAGGCACACCATTAAAAAGGTTCATCCAGAGGGGCAAccgaagaacccttaaggattctacattttctaagagtgtatctTCAtgacaggttcccaaccctggttgCAGAGTTCCTCATGTCctgaatatttttgttttttttcttgccactctctctctctctctcgctctctctctcacacacacacacactcttcatctCGACAAGGGCTGTTATTTAGCTGATCAGTTGAATTAGGTGTTTTTTAAGGAAAACACTTAAATGTGCAGGGAAGGGggactccaggaccagggttgggaaacTGTGATCTGGATGACGGGTGTAATCTGAGGTCATTTGTGTGCCAGCTCATAACCTGTTCTCACACCTTCTAGTGTTAATCATTGTACGACAGccttaaaaaaaacaggaatcttTGACCCATCTGCAACAAAGCAAACACCCTAAAGTAGCCTAGTATTTTTGTAATTTAGGGTTCATTTTGAAATGACATTCAGACGGACAGCCGGACAATTTTTTAGGCTTATACCTGATTTAAGAGTTATAATAGTGTCACTTAGCAAGTCTTTTAAGGTGAACGTTATCTGGCCGACTTGTTTATGTTAGGCTGAATCAGTGTTCAAGGAACGGGAACATTTGGAGTGAAACCTAGTAAACCCTGTGTGTTGGTCGTTCATGGACTGTCTCTCCTGAGGAAAGGGTGCCTCAGTTCCTATGGTAATTTGTTGCTGCCCCAGTTTAGACTACACCGATCACAGTGTGTCTCGGATAGTGAAGTGACACTTGCTGGTTGACCGAGTCACTGATTCTATCCTGTGAATCAGAGGTGTGAATGTCGTTggggttttttgtgcttttggttttgtttgtatgtttttcctgtttgtttgtttttttgttgttgtttttgttttttttctgaaacgtTTCTGAGTCGAAGACAGACATTTATCACAGGTTCCAATGGGTTCAGTAAACCCTGTATTTTGTAAAGCATTTACTGTGACGTCTGTGTCTAGCCAACGTAATCTGACCTCAGCTTTGCAGATGAATGACCTTCTTCGAACTAGTACAATGATTATGATCCAGTGTCTGTGTTATTAATTTTGCGTTTCACAGTGTGGAACTCGATTTAGGGTTTAGTGTTCTGCTCATTTTAAAGCTTGAAACGTGACCACTTTACACGGCTTACAATCTCAGTACTGCAGGTGCTGAGGTACTAAATCGCAATGATTCAGCACATTGTCAGCTCTCTCTATTTGCACAGTGACACCCAGTATTAAACGTTTGTGCAAATAATTTACGTTATAATGTTCTCTGGACCCATTCGTCCCAGCATTTTAAGCTATGCAGgtcaatatattttatattacaacACTGTTTTACAATGTCATGCGGATTAATTtacattccttcattcattcattaatcttcagtCATCAGTGTATCCTGGCCTTTGGtcaggatccagagtctatcctgggaataccGGGCACCAGGCGTTAATACACATAGGTTTATCTATCGCAATTAGTATTACAGGTACAGTACGATTAACCGCGCTGTACCGGTTTTTATTCTAATGATGCTCCTGTTGTTCTGTGAAGGTTGTGGCTTGCACTGCTCATTGTGTTCATTGTTCTTTTTACTTTTGTGCAAGTGTCTTACACGTGCAGTATTTGCATGTCTTGCATCTTGTGCACAGTATGGATGACAATTGAAATCCTTAAATATGCATGTACAACACTGTTATTTGGGCTACTACCGAAGGATGGAATCAACGCGTCTCACATGTAATGTAAATTTGATTAAGTGGTTCAAGAACATTTTGGAATCTAGGCATTTTTGTCCCATATAAGAAATgtagcctttttttgtttatatttacacagtCACTAAAATTATTTGCCAGGCCTTACTCGTAGCATAAGCTAAATGCAATGAATTAGCATTTTACTGTTCTGATGGGACATCTTATCAGAGTAATTAGATCAACTTCAGATATTAGGCCTACTGTCAGCATCCTATAAAAGGTGATGTGTTAACTTAGGAACTTTGCCCAAAACTGTACAGCAGTGACACAGCACGCCTTCTCCGTTATAGTGAGTAGTCGGTTCTCACTATAGTGGGTCcgtgaagcatagccaggggttgagggttttttgtttgtttgtttgtttgttattatatTGTTGGTTGTTTGTTCAGTTATTGTATTTATTACCGAGTTCTTGGTTATTAGTCTATTTGACTGGTCACTGGTCACCTCAAtaactaaaaacaaaatgaatgttaACTTGAATCTAATCACAATTTTAATAGAAGTGCgttctgtgagtggaaagtTTAGGATTAAAAGCTATATGGCTCAAATGCATATCCAAAAACAATTGCTCgcgttcataaaataaatatgtactcttgtacagttttatttataaatctggGGGCTTGTAACAGATTTGTATGCCGTTAAATGAGGTTCCTGTCTGCGAAATGTTTAAGAACTCCTGATTTAAAGTAGCCTAGCTCTCCCATTTAGCTCTCCCTCTGCCCCAATCTTACGAACGAgacacttttaaaaatgttttaatcgGCGTACAACTTACGCACAGTCGTTAAAGACTattatttatcaatatttcatattctatttcttcttcttcttcttcttcttcttattattattattattattattattattattattattattattagcagtagtagtagtagtagtattaatattattattattaataataataatcgtaataataccaacaataacaataataataatgttatttaaataataataataataataataataataataataataataataataataataatttattattattattatcattattattatttttatatgttgtacaAACCACTGTTTGTAAGAAGTATTTCCATCTGTAAATAAGGATACAGATGAAATCAACTGGTATGCTGTTCTTCGGCACAGTGCCCGCTGTTCATACTGTTCCCAGCCTTCTCCTCTTTCATTCATGCAATATGTTGTTTCCCCGTAATGTTCCCAATCTGGGTCCTAGAGGGGAGgatcctgcacattttagtgttttctctCATCTAACACACCCAACTCAGCAACAGATGTTAATTAGCTGTTTGTTGGATCAAGTGTATTGCGAGCATGGAAAACACTAACATGTAGGACCAGGTAGAGAACCCGTGCAATAAACTCATGAGTGCACCAAGTTAAGGACGCGGGAAGCAGGGGGGCTGGGAGTGCTGCAGCAACCCCGACTTTTAGGATTCCTTTACCAGCAACTAGGCTACTAAAATATTAGTGATATatggatcactttttttttttcttttttttttaaatttagtgcTTTGAGTATAATTTCATACCACAGCGATTCACCAAcgattaatttttttctaaatgttaaCGAACTGAGACGTCGCGATTTTTAACCCGTATTAAGGAAGGCGAGACTTGCATCTTAACCACACAGGAATTTGCAATTTATGGCTCTGGAcactccttcaataaatgtcaaataaacgtctcctaacAGAAAGCGTCATCATATCTACTAttatagtatttttattattgttaaacaacaacatattttaatccgtttattattagacttcgATTGTATTCAGCATCCGTCCTACACGTCCCTGTGAGTGAGCTGTTACAGGGATAATAAAGCATtctgagcgcattaatataagtTTGTTTACGttacagatataaatataagCTACAAACCCGTGcagttatggaaaattaatgaaCACCTGGTTTACGCATTAAACCGTGCTGTGGACTAATTATTGGAATGAACACAATATCTATCAAGAGATTGGTGTGTGACGTCACAGCCCACGCCCTTGAATGCTGCTTAAAATTCCAGCTCACCCATAGCAAAACGCGTTACCGCTAGCACTGCATAATAAAGACTAAAGAATTCCAGGTGTAGTGTAAATGCACATTCCCAGCCTTTTGTATCCGGGTTACACATGTCAAGAAGGTTTTCATCACTAAATGTGATTGGACAAAATAAAGCAAGAAAACCAAGCTAATATCTAGAGTTAATAATAGATCtagagataataataataataataataataataataataataatataataattcaaTTTATATCAGTGCCATAGAAacaaaatgttcaataaaattaagtcctcatcaaaaaaaaagttttcttttttatataaacaattatatatatatttttaacaaaatgggTAAAAGAGAGTTTATTTAGTAAATCCgaagtaatattttataatatttaatatgtttagCATTGGCAAAATTATTTTCACTATTTTTTTACTATTtcgtttctgtttctctctctctctctctctctctctctctctctctctttggccGTTCAGCAAGCTTTGGCCTTTTTCTCTCTGCAACACCCATTCGACTCTGTAAATGTTCTGCTCTTAATCACTGTGACATTGCCATCACATTCTCATTTTGTATTCGTATTAGGCTGTATCGATTAGTTTACATtaatgacaaaataaatatactttTGTCACTTGTTTAACAGTTTAATTGTTAAAACGAATAGACACCGATGCCAGGGAGTTCACGAATTGGATGATAACACAGAACATTCGACTTGCTGAAAAGACTCAGATCTCGAATTAATATAACTGCATTTCTAAAACGATGAAACTTTGACATCTTTTAGACCTAAATTCCAGCTCTTGCTTTGCGTCTATGTTTCTTGTTGCTCGATTCACGCTTTGTAAAATAGCAAATGCTCCAGTGACCTTTATTATTTTAGCCCGAAAcctggttggatggatggacattacACCTTTTTGTCAAATGGTGCGGGCTGTAGAATATGCATGATGTGCCATATTCAAGCTGAAACACACAGCTGGATTCTCACCACATATGGagtagaaaagaaaacatgttttaaaGCTACGGATTTAAAGGAGAACTTAGGGCAGGTTTTTAAAGAAGGTCCCAAAAATTTCATACAAGTTGGCTTTAGTGAATTCTTACAAAGTTGAAAGTGAGACCgtgttgtttttctgttaaaaaaaaagatattatttGCTCTGTAGTTGTAAAAGGATATAGCTtacaaaaagaaatgtattaaCATATCCAATGCTTTTCCCAGACACGATTAAGCTTACAGAATAACGAATTAAATATGGGCCCACgttaaaagaacatttttaagGTTAATGAACTATCTTACTTACGAACCTTTCGGGAAACGAATATCAGATTATTTTGAGCAACCATTTAGCTACTCTTATGACATCTTCACTTTTCAGCGTTATCAGAGAGACGGATATTAACAACCCGATTTTAGTGATTTCGTTGGATATCATTTGAATCAAATATTCATTTGAGCCAATTCCAAAACTCATTGATACTTTAGCCTTCATTGGATATCAGTCGGGATTATTACGAATGTGAAATCGTGAGGATGTGATGATGGTGCAGTTGACGCGCAAGAGAAACGGCCGCCATTTTGTTTTAGACCCACATTGTTATTCCACAAAATGGATGTAACAAATGCTGTTGAAAGTTTGCCCATATAAATCTCAATGAATAATTTGTGGGGGTTTTGCTTTTACACTGTATTCGTCAGTTGTTGCAGCAGCAAATGTTTAACAACAAGAGAATGCTGGACTCTGAGTGATGGTTTGAAATGAACTTTTGCGTTGAGGTCTGTTGCTTTACTAGGGGGAGGAAATCACACACCTGTCTTATAGACTCTTAATCATCATAAAGACATAATACATTCACTCCAGCGTTATACATCCACGCACACAGCTCAGCAATAAATTAATGTATCGCCTCCTGAGTTGTTTCCTTTTGCTATGATGACGAGTGTTGTTTTAAAACAGGAGGAATTAGGAAtataatatttcaaatatttactGAACTCTTTATAATGCTTCCTAGAGAAAGTTTTTCAGAAGAGAAGGGGGTCGggggtattttattttatttgtgtttttttttgttgttgtttttttttatttttatattaaactaCTTAGTAATCTCATTCAGTTATTAGTTGTAAATCAGTATAAACGGTTTGTCCTGATCaggatgaaaataaaataaataaaataaactacagtTAAGTAGGcatattacaatttttttaaaatctgtatgactcataacataacataatttACAATATCTCTCGTTGTAGGCTGCATCGTGACTAGCATTATATAggctaggtgtgtgtgtgtgtgtgtgtgtgtgtgtgtgtgtgtgtgtgtgtgagagagagagagagagagagagagagagagagagagagagagagagagagagagagagagagagagagagagatgtgaattCCACACATTAAAAAGTCAAGATATACTGCCTATATATTTTACTATTGAAATTCTGTCTGGATtcagaataaatataaaactgtaATCGTTTACAAtggcttagaaaaaaaaatcctactgattttattattttctttattttttctgcaGCGTAGATCTATTGCTTAATCTTGGACAGTTTGCATTTAAATAGCCAGATGATTCTTCCCCTATTTTGACAACCCTACCCccacttttaaaaacatacttGGACCTTACAGAAGAAGAGGCCTTTAGGGGCAGGTGCTCAGCGTTACAAAATGGATCAAGATTTTAAAAGTACAGCATAATCTGCTGAATTAGCATAGCAACCGATATTCAAACAGAGCATCCATAACCACGTTGTTACACTGTGATTTATCAAATTAtctaattaatatttttatatattaatacatatttaaaagaTATTTAATGAAAGAGAGTGATGATAAAATACATGTCCCGGTGGGTCTGGAGTATATCCCGGAAAACCCTGGACACAATAATTAACACCTAGGGGCAAATTAGAGTCGCCAGTCCATATAGCAGGGTGTGTTC
This genomic interval from Ictalurus punctatus breed USDA103 chromosome 23, Coco_2.0, whole genome shotgun sequence contains the following:
- the commd3 gene encoding COMM domain-containing protein 3, giving the protein MELSDSVVKGLQTLADPAYLDLKSFTIFTEAAFSSLLSFPTGSVFDYPELKNMDQSLLKHCHIAATTFILEGVKQNADRSTICSSLEDLKFDSERVDAFYMLYQKNKTNLEKLLSSIDGCPPHITDVSWRLDYCIKNSHVHKVNQPSYLISFNTESGDNNGASSKLNFSCTLEQLQDLVGKMKDAAKSLERAAQL